In Palaemon carinicauda isolate YSFRI2023 chromosome 38, ASM3689809v2, whole genome shotgun sequence, a single window of DNA contains:
- the LOC137630133 gene encoding uncharacterized protein: MSVHTSDYWPDRGISQQYFNLGEFNYNPENGDPGSLLPSSLDGNNSASMLPNTVGSLAQTRDLLQSCIDGSSDGYHSSTPDDLTSECSPNSEMPPRMQPGDRDANKDLVSEAYPNLEYYQAAYPATTDLSSLTAAYSYAGTSAPSVNNWAGPHCNNPDGENGHQQEHFIPPENPPSLVTHYKPLRIRRRPPKVVGNEVLRKRRLAANARERRRMNGLNDAFEKLREVVPALGNDRKLSKFETLQMAQTYITALAELLRRADAESVAVGGTASSPR; this comes from the coding sequence ATGTCCGTTCATACGAGTGATTACTGGCCTGATAGAGGAATATCGCAACAGTATTTCAATCTGGGTGAGTTCAACTATAACCCAGAAAATGGAGATCCAGGATCCCTCCTCCCTTCTAGTCTCGATGGAAATAACTCCGCATCCATGTTGCCAAACACTGTGGGTTCTCTCGCCCAGACGAGAGACCTCTTGCAAAGCTGCATTGACGGTAGTAGTGACGGTTATCACAGCTCGACCCCCGATGACCTAACCTCAGAATGCTCCCCGAATTCAGAGATGCCACCCCGAATGCAACCAGGTGATCGCGACGCTAACAAAGACTTAGTATCGGAGGCTTATCCTAATTTAGAGTATTATCAAGCAGCATATCCAGCAACCACAGACTTAAGCAGCTTAACTGCAGCTTACTCGTATGCAGGCACCAGTGCACCTTCAGTCAACAATTGGGCTGGTCCCCACTGCAATAACCCTGATGGTGAAAATGGACACCAGCAGGAACACTTTATACCGCCGGAGAATCCGCCATCTTTGGTCACGCACTATAAACCCCTGAGAATTCGACGGAGGCCTCCTAAGGTAGTTGGGAACGAGGTCCTTCGTAAAAGGCGGCTGGCCGCCAACGCTCgtgaaagaagaagaatgaacgGCCTCAACGACGCCTTCGAGAAACTCCGCGAGGTGGTCCCTGCCTTAGGAAACGACAGAAAGCTCTCCAAGTTCGAAACGTTGCAAATGGCGCAGACCTACATCACGGCGCTGGCGGAGCTTCTCAGAAGGGCTGACGCGGAAAGTGTGGCTGTAGGAGGCACGGCTTCGTCGCCCAGGTAG